A genomic window from Sulfurospirillum multivorans DSM 12446 includes:
- a CDS encoding ribosome maturation factor yields MLDQEKIVKIVESCGVSFYDTEVANEFDKRIFRLYITSKEGISLDKCAEISRILSPIFDLEPPLEGEYLFEVSSPGIERKLTKPEHFTASIGEKVKVKLNSKEKFIGLLESFADNVACVRVENELKQISLNEIESIRTYFEW; encoded by the coding sequence ATGCTTGATCAAGAAAAAATTGTAAAAATTGTAGAGAGCTGCGGTGTCTCTTTCTATGATACCGAAGTAGCCAATGAATTTGATAAAAGAATTTTTCGTCTTTACATTACGTCAAAAGAGGGCATTAGCCTTGATAAATGTGCGGAGATTAGCCGTATTTTATCCCCTATTTTTGATTTAGAGCCACCACTTGAGGGTGAGTATCTTTTTGAAGTCAGTTCTCCTGGCATTGAGCGCAAACTCACTAAACCTGAGCATTTTACAGCTTCCATTGGTGAAAAAGTTAAAGTCAAGCTGAACAGTAAAGAGAAATTCATCGGGCTTCTTGAGAGCTTCGCTGACAATGTTGCCTGTGTTCGCGTTGAAAATGAACTCAAACAGATTTCACTGAATGAGATCGAAAGTATCCGAACTTATTTTGAATGGTAA
- the ribD gene encoding bifunctional diaminohydroxyphosphoribosylaminopyrimidine deaminase/5-amino-6-(5-phosphoribosylamino)uracil reductase RibD, protein MVSAFDTLLMQKALDAAWAYQVLTFPNPAVGAVVSNDQGDILGLAAHQKAGSAHAEVLAIKAAYETLTEDRRISDIEDASELHTFLKKHHTHLFHNLSLHVTLEPCHHFGKTPPCSSLIEALHFKRIVIGSYDESMAQGGGAYLQSKGMEVHFGCLKKACDLLLSPFTCKEKKEPFLFFKLALSANGVATGGIITSLDSRIMVHRLRDRCDLLVIGGNTVRTDRPILDARLCEGKAPDVLIYSHHNDFDCTIPLFDTPDRCVTVASDLNHVNDYAMVMVEGGQGLLDALSNEIKWYLIFESPHEKEGKTIVLPTGLQKVFSQRVGEDTMSWYFKHTS, encoded by the coding sequence ATGGTAAGCGCGTTTGACACTCTTTTAATGCAAAAAGCACTTGATGCTGCTTGGGCGTATCAGGTGCTGACGTTTCCAAACCCTGCCGTGGGCGCAGTTGTGAGCAATGACCAAGGCGATATTTTGGGGTTAGCGGCACACCAAAAAGCGGGATCGGCTCATGCTGAAGTACTCGCGATTAAAGCAGCTTACGAAACACTCACAGAAGATAGGCGCATCAGCGACATCGAAGATGCGAGCGAACTCCATACATTTTTAAAAAAACATCACACCCATCTTTTCCACAATCTCTCTTTACATGTAACCCTAGAGCCGTGTCACCATTTTGGCAAAACCCCTCCATGCTCCTCCTTGATTGAAGCGCTTCATTTTAAACGGATTGTTATTGGCTCGTATGATGAAAGTATGGCACAAGGCGGTGGGGCGTATCTTCAAAGCAAAGGGATGGAGGTGCATTTTGGATGTCTGAAAAAGGCGTGCGATCTGCTTTTATCTCCTTTTACATGTAAAGAAAAAAAAGAGCCGTTTCTCTTTTTTAAACTCGCACTGAGTGCGAATGGCGTGGCTACGGGCGGGATTATTACTTCGCTTGATTCGCGCATTATGGTGCACCGTTTACGGGATCGCTGTGATCTTTTAGTTATCGGAGGCAATACGGTTCGAACCGATCGTCCCATTTTAGATGCGAGGCTGTGTGAGGGTAAAGCACCCGATGTGCTTATTTACTCTCATCACAACGATTTTGATTGTACCATTCCTCTGTTTGACACTCCTGATCGCTGCGTAACCGTTGCTTCTGATCTTAATCACGTCAATGACTATGCAATGGTGATGGTTGAAGGAGGGCAAGGGCTTTTGGATGCTCTTTCAAATGAAATCAAGTGGTATTTGATCTTTGAATCACCGCATGAAAAAGAGGGGAAGACGATCGTTTTACCCACAGGATTACAAAAGGTTTTTTCTCAAAGAGTGGGCGAAGATACGATGAGTTGGTATTTTAAACACACCTCTTAA
- a CDS encoding DUF309 domain-containing protein translates to MLAIEAFLNVVERDEFVEGHEVLEVEWHRLKKLPEHADEAKILKGLINASTALALACKGKKEGALRVWQTYEKYAPLIASTPSSLTPRYEEAQALLLRKYSLYM, encoded by the coding sequence ATGTTAGCCATTGAAGCATTTTTGAACGTCGTTGAACGTGATGAGTTTGTCGAAGGACACGAAGTATTGGAAGTGGAGTGGCATCGTTTGAAAAAACTTCCAGAGCACGCCGATGAAGCCAAAATCCTTAAAGGACTGATCAATGCCTCTACCGCTTTGGCATTGGCGTGCAAAGGGAAAAAAGAGGGCGCTTTACGCGTGTGGCAAACGTATGAAAAATACGCTCCGCTAATTGCCTCCACACCTTCATCCTTAACCCCACGCTACGAAGAGGCTCAAGCGCTTTTATTACGCAAATATTCGCTTTACATGTAA
- a CDS encoding EAL domain-containing protein has protein sequence MKIAKTYALYSTIILSCTLILMTSVWFSKKTQEQRQIAHEQSSVFERYKAVLNLEKTPLRQMSLNYSRWDEMATFVNTQDLSWSKDNLEPLLPTFGLHYIFIFDASKKQVYRHKSNDVQTINFDLSSFDASKSSFKEFYHYEDGTFVQFFLAPIHTSADLKRTGDPKGFLVLGRLFDDAFLKSMGYVSLGTASLFSASDHPTLEEHFEIPLCSLQDDVIGYLDFYYTSSMLLFMAEMQNFLLFAGFIIVLGGIVLFHTLTYKIIFTPIRYISMALKSHNLNYIAALSRQEHELGEIAHLICEHEKQSHLLEHYKEAIDENTIVSKTDAKGIITYANTQFMAISGYTEMELLGKPHNIVRHPDNPQNFFKEMWETLKEGNTWKGVVKNRRKDGSAYYVKSVIMPLFDEQGAIHEYIAIRYDVSELFEQVEHLRKEKLTELPSRKFLFEAIERSQAPHLAILNICGFRDINTLHGQAFGDLYLRHLTLKIKQLMPKTWQFFHLQSDEFALFCDTPLLDQAFNNECQHILAILSHEGLFIQQSFYPLTLRFGIANGVGYLYNRAEIAMKEARESRKNFVVYDDNKGFEERLQKDIQWNETIMSALKENRFTIFLQEIVPLHVKKNARKKYEVLIRLINTDGRIISPFHFIDLSKRMHLYDQLTRFVIQEGLRAALELHCDISINITKEDIMNQETTAFLMDMLHQYPTLQGHITLELVESEGIEDSTEVQTFLQQIRTYGCLLAIDDFGAGYSNFEYLLRLNVDFIKIDGSLIKNLDTDANAYATVKTITHFAKNLGILVVAEFVHKKEILEKVKELDIDFAQGFYLHEPSPKTKLKSHYVSH, from the coding sequence ATGAAAATAGCAAAAACATACGCACTTTACAGCACAATCATCCTCTCTTGCACACTGATCTTAATGACAAGTGTCTGGTTTAGTAAAAAAACGCAAGAGCAAAGGCAGATCGCACACGAGCAAAGTAGTGTGTTTGAACGCTACAAAGCCGTCTTAAATCTGGAAAAGACTCCTCTGAGGCAAATGAGCCTTAACTACTCACGCTGGGATGAAATGGCAACGTTTGTGAACACCCAAGATTTAAGCTGGAGCAAGGATAATTTAGAGCCTCTACTTCCCACATTTGGGCTGCATTATATTTTTATCTTTGATGCTTCCAAAAAGCAGGTTTATCGCCATAAAAGTAACGACGTTCAAACCATAAATTTCGATTTATCCTCTTTTGATGCCTCAAAGTCCTCTTTTAAAGAATTTTACCACTACGAAGATGGTACGTTTGTCCAATTTTTTTTAGCACCCATTCATACCTCGGCTGATTTGAAACGCACGGGTGATCCAAAAGGATTTTTGGTTTTAGGACGACTTTTTGATGATGCTTTTCTTAAAAGTATGGGATACGTGAGCCTTGGAACAGCGTCACTTTTTTCTGCGAGTGATCATCCTACCTTAGAAGAGCACTTTGAGATTCCACTTTGCTCCTTGCAGGATGACGTGATCGGTTATCTTGATTTTTACTACACCTCTTCGATGCTTCTTTTTATGGCTGAAATGCAAAACTTTCTACTTTTTGCAGGATTTATCATTGTTTTAGGAGGCATTGTACTGTTTCATACCCTTACCTATAAGATTATCTTCACACCAATTCGATACATCTCCATGGCACTTAAAAGCCACAATCTCAATTACATCGCAGCACTTTCACGTCAAGAACATGAACTGGGTGAAATTGCGCATCTGATTTGTGAGCATGAAAAACAATCACACCTCTTAGAACACTACAAAGAGGCGATTGATGAAAATACGATTGTCTCCAAAACCGATGCTAAAGGCATTATTACCTATGCCAATACTCAATTTATGGCTATCTCAGGTTACACCGAAATGGAACTTTTAGGCAAACCTCATAACATTGTCCGCCATCCAGACAACCCTCAAAACTTCTTTAAAGAGATGTGGGAAACCCTAAAAGAGGGAAATACCTGGAAAGGTGTTGTGAAAAACCGTCGCAAAGACGGCAGTGCTTACTATGTCAAATCGGTGATTATGCCACTGTTTGATGAGCAAGGAGCGATTCATGAGTACATTGCGATTCGTTACGATGTCAGTGAGCTGTTTGAACAAGTGGAACACCTGCGCAAAGAGAAGCTCACGGAATTGCCCAGTCGTAAGTTTCTCTTTGAAGCCATTGAACGCAGCCAAGCACCGCACTTAGCCATTCTCAATATTTGTGGGTTTCGTGACATCAATACCCTGCATGGACAAGCTTTTGGAGACCTCTATCTGCGCCATTTAACCCTTAAAATCAAACAGCTTATGCCAAAAACATGGCAATTCTTTCATCTCCAAAGTGATGAATTTGCCCTCTTTTGCGACACACCACTTCTTGACCAAGCCTTTAACAATGAGTGCCAACACATTCTTGCCATTCTCTCGCATGAAGGGCTTTTCATACAACAATCGTTTTACCCACTCACCCTTCGTTTTGGCATTGCCAACGGGGTTGGGTATCTTTACAACCGTGCGGAAATAGCCATGAAAGAGGCACGCGAATCTCGCAAAAATTTCGTGGTTTACGATGACAATAAAGGCTTTGAAGAGCGTTTGCAAAAAGACATTCAGTGGAATGAAACCATCATGAGTGCGCTTAAAGAGAACCGTTTTACCATATTTTTGCAGGAAATTGTTCCTTTACATGTAAAGAAGAACGCGCGCAAAAAGTATGAGGTACTGATTCGCCTCATTAATACCGATGGACGCATTATCTCCCCTTTTCATTTTATTGACCTCTCAAAACGCATGCACCTGTACGACCAACTCACACGTTTTGTCATTCAAGAGGGGTTGCGAGCCGCTTTGGAGCTGCATTGTGATATTTCGATCAATATCACCAAAGAAGATATTATGAACCAAGAAACAACGGCGTTTTTGATGGATATGTTACACCAATACCCCACACTTCAAGGGCACATCACCTTAGAACTCGTCGAATCAGAGGGCATTGAAGACTCCACAGAAGTGCAAACATTTTTGCAGCAGATACGCACATACGGCTGTTTGCTTGCGATTGATGATTTTGGTGCAGGGTATTCTAACTTTGAATACTTACTGCGCCTCAATGTGGATTTCATCAAAATCGATGGTTCACTGATTAAAAACCTTGATACCGATGCCAATGCGTATGCGACGGTAAAAACAATTACCCATTTTGCTAAAAACTTGGGTATTTTAGTCGTAGCTGAATTTGTTCATAAAAAAGAGATCTTAGAAAAAGTCAAAGAGCTTGACATTGACTTTGCACAAGGCTTCTACTTGCATGAACCTTCCCCAAAAACAAAACTAAAGAGTCATTATGTTAGCCATTGA
- a CDS encoding cold-shock protein — MALLEGTVKWFNNEKGFGFIQPNDGGKDVFVHFRQVNRSGYGRVSLAEGQKVTYELGEGPKGPQAENVTAL; from the coding sequence ATGGCTTTATTAGAGGGAACCGTTAAATGGTTTAACAATGAAAAAGGTTTTGGATTTATCCAACCAAACGATGGCGGAAAAGATGTATTCGTACACTTTCGTCAAGTAAATAGATCAGGTTATGGTCGTGTATCTTTGGCAGAAGGCCAAAAAGTCACTTATGAACTAGGCGAAGGTCCAAAAGGCCCACAAGCTGAGAACGTAACAGCACTATAA
- a CDS encoding sensor histidine kinase, with the protein MKSETKNAFIFAIILTFLTLLLVSFPILNYLSVSLRLSQVNQETQLRSYAKEIEATIQGILPLQKTFLFPRSILFKSALLDANNRIVFSLIEEPIPSFSDEFVTNENSLFYKHPLAANALHVKYLIVQKEISHSQVIFDILVIIGVVLMGMLLFSYLLLKLLLKPYIETSTRMNLFFTDVMHELKTPLGIMQLNIEGLVLKYKDKRLGRTLAALSTLATLYDDLEYLIKNKTITYTTELLNFSTFLEDRIAYFEALSASKEITICSHIEPQLYVRINRIELQRIIDNNLTNAIKYSPTQTIIEVALNSDNDRLCFKVKDQGVGIKEVEKIFERHYRGDIYKGGFGIGLSIVKSICDKYGVVIEVQSEEKKGSEFSYWFRKEEKEEKISS; encoded by the coding sequence TTGAAAAGTGAGACTAAAAATGCGTTTATTTTCGCCATCATTCTCACTTTTTTGACGCTCTTACTCGTCTCATTTCCCATTTTAAATTACCTCTCCGTTTCACTGCGCCTCAGCCAAGTCAATCAAGAGACGCAGCTGCGCAGTTATGCCAAAGAGATTGAAGCAACCATTCAAGGCATTTTGCCACTTCAAAAAACTTTCTTGTTTCCACGCTCCATCCTCTTTAAAAGTGCGCTTTTAGATGCCAACAACCGCATCGTTTTTTCACTGATCGAAGAGCCCATTCCAAGCTTTAGCGATGAATTTGTCACCAATGAGAACTCGCTTTTTTACAAACATCCTCTGGCTGCGAATGCGTTACATGTAAAGTATTTAATCGTGCAAAAAGAGATCTCGCATTCGCAAGTTATTTTTGATATTTTGGTCATTATTGGCGTCGTTTTGATGGGAATGTTGCTCTTTTCGTACCTGCTGTTAAAACTCTTGCTTAAACCCTACATCGAAACTTCCACGCGTATGAATCTCTTTTTCACCGATGTGATGCACGAACTTAAAACACCTTTGGGCATTATGCAGCTCAATATCGAAGGGCTGGTTCTAAAATACAAAGACAAACGCCTCGGTCGCACCCTTGCGGCACTCTCTACCCTTGCAACGTTATACGATGATTTGGAGTACCTCATCAAAAATAAAACGATCACCTACACAACCGAACTGCTCAATTTTTCAACGTTTTTAGAAGATCGCATTGCGTACTTTGAAGCTCTGAGCGCTTCAAAAGAGATTACGATTTGTTCACACATCGAGCCTCAGCTTTATGTGCGCATCAACCGCATTGAGCTTCAACGCATCATCGACAACAATCTGACCAATGCGATCAAATATTCGCCCACGCAAACCATCATCGAAGTCGCATTAAACTCAGACAACGACAGACTCTGTTTTAAAGTCAAAGATCAAGGGGTGGGAATTAAGGAGGTCGAGAAGATTTTTGAGCGCCATTACCGAGGTGACATCTATAAAGGTGGCTTTGGAATTGGGCTTAGTATTGTGAAAAGTATTTGTGATAAGTATGGTGTTGTGATTGAAGTGCAATCGGAAGAGAAAAAAGGAAGTGAATTTAGCTATTGGTTTAGAAAAGAGGAAAAGGAGGAGAAAATCTCCTCCTAA
- a CDS encoding response regulator transcription factor, which yields MKILLLEDDHTYNESIKDSLEEMGYAVDAFEDGLVALDALFEKQYHLALLDIRVPHLDGYEILKEIRKAKLDLPIIFITSLTDINNLSLGYELGCNDYLRKPFSLKELQYRVSQTLKSYHLHTTLDVIPLTHGFSYHSDDQSLWFEEMQVNLSNYERKLLFVLVKNRGNFISTELIHEYVWEGKEVGDNDIRMLIKKLRDKTDKDFIITAKGIGYKIEK from the coding sequence ATGAAAATTTTACTGCTGGAAGATGACCACACCTACAATGAAAGCATCAAAGACTCCTTAGAAGAGATGGGCTATGCAGTTGATGCCTTTGAAGATGGGCTTGTTGCACTTGATGCGCTCTTTGAAAAGCAGTACCATCTTGCCCTTTTGGACATTCGAGTTCCGCATCTGGACGGCTATGAAATCCTCAAAGAGATTCGCAAAGCAAAACTTGATCTACCGATCATTTTCATCACTTCGCTGACGGACATTAACAACCTCTCTTTGGGGTACGAGCTTGGCTGTAATGACTATCTGCGTAAACCTTTTTCACTCAAAGAGCTTCAGTACCGTGTCTCGCAAACGCTTAAAAGTTACCATCTGCATACGACACTCGATGTCATTCCCCTCACGCATGGTTTTTCCTACCATAGTGACGACCAAAGCCTTTGGTTTGAAGAGATGCAGGTCAATCTCAGCAATTATGAACGCAAATTGCTCTTTGTTTTGGTAAAAAATAGGGGCAATTTTATCTCCACAGAGCTCATCCACGAATACGTTTGGGAAGGCAAAGAAGTCGGTGATAATGACATACGCATGCTGATTAAAAAACTGCGCGACAAGACCGATAAGGACTTTATCATCACCGCGAAAGGTATAGGATACAAAATTGAAAAGTGA
- a CDS encoding cache domain-containing protein — translation MIYRANHNLYIEDAKNSVESVLGLTQELISHEKQLALSIALMLSQNETLKAGYLKNDRALLFETLQSEISKIKQYLHIETLEVQLHTKDARAYVRSWDFEGYGDDLSTFRKGIALLQQTKMPLVAIELGKRLNIKALCPIYAKNEFIGSLEIIISFDEVAQKLNAKKINFVILMDKELLEIGEWMKELTQIDNYVIVSNGCPSGCINALSSIISTSTLEKGFARSNDALFGFTPLFDIEAKQVGYIGIWFGESLLKESLLLRASLTPRATPLHVKTLEPAIEDSQKREVLIR, via the coding sequence TTGATCTATCGCGCGAACCACAACCTTTACATCGAAGATGCCAAAAACAGTGTGGAGAGTGTGCTAGGACTGACCCAAGAGTTGATTTCCCATGAAAAACAACTCGCCCTTAGCATTGCACTGATGCTCTCTCAAAATGAGACACTCAAAGCGGGATACCTTAAAAATGATCGTGCGTTACTTTTTGAAACCTTACAGAGCGAAATTTCTAAAATCAAACAGTATCTGCACATTGAAACCCTTGAAGTACAACTCCATACCAAAGATGCTAGAGCCTATGTGCGAAGTTGGGATTTTGAAGGTTATGGTGATGATCTCTCCACGTTTCGCAAAGGCATAGCGCTCCTGCAACAAACTAAAATGCCCCTCGTTGCCATTGAACTTGGCAAACGCCTCAACATCAAAGCACTCTGCCCGATTTATGCTAAAAATGAGTTTATCGGCTCACTCGAAATCATCATCAGTTTTGATGAAGTCGCGCAAAAGCTGAACGCCAAAAAGATCAATTTTGTCATTTTAATGGATAAAGAGCTTTTAGAAATTGGCGAATGGATGAAAGAGCTGACCCAAATCGATAACTACGTCATCGTTAGTAACGGTTGCCCTAGTGGGTGCATCAACGCCCTTAGTTCCATCATCTCGACGTCTACGCTGGAGAAAGGGTTTGCGCGCTCTAACGATGCCCTCTTTGGCTTTACGCCGCTGTTTGACATTGAAGCCAAACAGGTCGGTTACATTGGAATCTGGTTTGGAGAGTCCTTGCTCAAAGAGTCGTTGCTCCTTCGAGCCTCATTGACACCTCGCGCGACCCCTTTACATGTAAAGACCTTGGAGCCTGCAATTGAAGACTCACAGAAACGTGAGGTGCTGATTCGATGA
- a CDS encoding c-type cytochrome, which produces MKKVSILGTALLFLGASGLFAFDVGELAKRSDHGFKPVVVKDWQAPDEKTIPNNMFGEYVRYGKALVQETYKYIGPEVNDPKMRYAGNNLSCNNCHLDAGTKKYSAGFMGVFANFPQYRPRENTIGNIEERINGCMQRSMNGKPLPENSKEMKAMVSYMYWLGQGVPIGAKVEGVSLVKVDRKIIMSRAADPIAGEKVYKEMCASCHGDNGQGVKREGKAMGYEFPPLWGKDTYNTGAGMFRLIKSADWIVANMPLGATSDARILSDDQAYDVAAYMNNYDKERPIKANKEKDFPDAVVRAADSDIGPYNDDKNRHQHKFGPYKGIIIPAK; this is translated from the coding sequence ATGAAAAAAGTATCGATTCTTGGAACAGCGCTACTCTTTTTGGGTGCAAGCGGGCTTTTTGCATTTGATGTGGGTGAACTTGCTAAACGAAGTGACCATGGTTTTAAACCTGTTGTGGTGAAAGATTGGCAAGCGCCTGATGAAAAAACGATTCCTAACAATATGTTTGGTGAGTATGTGCGCTACGGCAAAGCCTTAGTTCAAGAGACTTATAAATACATTGGACCTGAAGTAAATGATCCTAAAATGCGTTATGCAGGGAATAATCTTTCCTGTAATAATTGCCATCTTGACGCGGGAACTAAAAAATACTCTGCTGGTTTTATGGGTGTTTTTGCGAATTTTCCACAATACCGTCCACGTGAAAATACGATCGGTAATATTGAAGAGCGCATTAATGGGTGTATGCAACGCAGTATGAATGGTAAACCATTACCTGAAAACTCTAAAGAGATGAAAGCGATGGTTTCTTATATGTATTGGTTAGGTCAAGGCGTACCGATTGGCGCGAAAGTTGAAGGCGTCTCTTTGGTGAAAGTCGATCGTAAAATCATCATGAGCCGTGCGGCCGATCCGATTGCGGGTGAAAAAGTGTACAAAGAGATGTGCGCTTCATGTCATGGTGATAATGGTCAAGGTGTCAAACGTGAGGGTAAAGCAATGGGCTATGAGTTTCCGCCACTCTGGGGAAAAGACACGTATAACACAGGAGCTGGTATGTTTAGATTGATTAAATCAGCCGATTGGATTGTCGCCAATATGCCTTTGGGTGCTACCAGCGATGCTAGAATTTTGAGTGATGATCAAGCCTATGATGTCGCTGCTTATATGAATAACTACGACAAAGAACGCCCAATTAAAGCCAACAAAGAGAAAGATTTCCCTGATGCCGTTGTGAGAGCAGCTGATAGCGATATTGGACCATACAATGATGACAAAAATCGTCACCAACACAAATTTGGCCCTTACAAAGGGATCATTATTCCTGCAAAATAA
- a CDS encoding nitrous oxide-stimulated promoter family protein: MTKEKLISDTQTLHRFIQLHCDKKHHDVPKKKGALQVSFKEESLCDLPYHICEECETLFLYAYGKLKKCPHENKPSCRKCPDPCYEKSMWKKMASVMMFSGMQFGLTKIRKIFSK; the protein is encoded by the coding sequence ATGACCAAAGAAAAACTCATCTCCGACACGCAAACCTTGCACCGTTTTATTCAACTGCATTGCGACAAAAAGCATCACGATGTTCCCAAAAAGAAGGGCGCTTTGCAGGTGAGTTTTAAAGAAGAGTCCTTGTGCGATCTTCCCTATCATATCTGCGAAGAGTGCGAGACGCTTTTTCTCTACGCGTATGGCAAGCTTAAAAAGTGTCCGCATGAAAATAAACCGAGTTGTCGCAAATGCCCTGATCCATGTTATGAAAAATCGATGTGGAAAAAGATGGCAAGCGTAATGATGTTCAGCGGTATGCAGTTTGGACTCACTAAAATACGCAAAATTTTTTCCAAATAA
- a CDS encoding TIGR01212 family radical SAM protein (This family includes YhcC from E. coli K-12, an uncharacterized radical SAM protein.) has product MRSHYGEALFSIPVNLEFGCPNRERDGSGGCSFCPEHGARAAQIADAKSVEEQIEKAISFARRRYKASSFALYIQAYTGTFASLVMQKEAYEKLLSLYPFRALHVGTRPDCLSESTLEYLRELNQKIDVVVELGVQTLHDASLAHMNRGHDAACSLNAIKRLHVKGLKVYAHLIIGLPNENLEMWKQSLKGLVDAGIDGIKFHNLHIIENTDLAREFSQNPFALLSEYEYAEALIELLRLTPSHIPILRLATDTPTHELIAPKWHMAKGQFGEYIAQTMRYRGIKQGDLVESKREESYEIPQKIDLKDGSSTLWSETYHDYYHPKAGAYIQAETLFIEKSDLKARLEKGDVNLLEIGFGMGYTTFKALELAQTLAKNRLHVNTIDQDRMLLQTASAIVPNALHVKMLNALFTCKTYEDDFTRIDFHTIEARYGVTLLSETFDVIFLDPFIESNNASLVTLEFFKNLRKLLKPDGILVASTTLHVSQIGLNLAGFDVQVANDENSDIKGVVATHSTASKSLHVKEPYRDPYGVWSDKMIESEHQKIFTCKGRS; this is encoded by the coding sequence ATGCGCTCCCATTATGGCGAAGCACTCTTTAGCATTCCTGTCAATTTAGAGTTTGGCTGTCCTAATCGCGAACGTGATGGCAGTGGAGGCTGCTCTTTTTGCCCCGAACACGGAGCGCGTGCGGCGCAGATTGCGGATGCAAAAAGCGTGGAAGAGCAGATAGAAAAAGCAATTTCTTTTGCTAGAAGACGATACAAAGCCTCTTCGTTCGCACTCTACATTCAAGCTTACACAGGAACTTTTGCCTCGTTGGTCATGCAAAAAGAGGCGTATGAAAAACTGCTGTCGCTCTACCCTTTTCGCGCGTTACATGTAGGCACACGTCCTGATTGTCTCAGTGAATCGACGCTGGAGTATTTGCGTGAATTAAACCAAAAAATAGACGTCGTGGTCGAACTGGGCGTGCAAACTTTGCACGATGCAAGTTTAGCGCACATGAACCGAGGGCACGATGCCGCTTGTTCGCTGAACGCAATTAAGCGTTTACATGTAAAGGGTTTGAAGGTCTATGCGCATCTCATTATTGGCTTGCCTAATGAGAATTTAGAGATGTGGAAACAGAGTCTGAAAGGCTTGGTGGACGCTGGCATTGATGGCATTAAATTTCACAATTTGCATATCATCGAAAATACCGATCTGGCGCGCGAATTTTCTCAAAACCCTTTTGCGCTTTTAAGCGAGTACGAATACGCCGAAGCGCTCATCGAGCTGTTGCGTTTGACGCCTTCACACATTCCTATTTTGCGCCTTGCCACCGACACGCCAACACATGAACTCATCGCTCCCAAATGGCACATGGCAAAAGGACAATTTGGCGAATACATTGCCCAAACGATGCGCTATCGTGGCATCAAACAAGGCGATTTGGTCGAATCTAAGCGTGAAGAAAGTTATGAAATACCACAAAAAATCGATCTAAAAGATGGAAGTTCGACTTTATGGAGTGAAACGTACCATGATTATTACCATCCCAAAGCAGGTGCGTACATACAAGCCGAAACGCTTTTTATTGAAAAATCAGACCTCAAAGCACGCCTTGAAAAAGGCGATGTGAACCTTTTAGAGATCGGTTTTGGGATGGGTTACACCACATTTAAAGCGTTAGAATTAGCCCAAACCTTAGCCAAAAATCGTTTACATGTAAACACCATCGACCAAGATCGCATGCTCTTGCAAACGGCATCTGCCATCGTTCCCAATGCTTTACATGTAAAGATGTTGAACGCACTTTTTACATGTAAAACCTACGAAGATGATTTTACAAGGATTGACTTCCACACTATCGAAGCGCGCTATGGTGTCACGCTTTTGAGCGAGACATTTGATGTCATCTTTCTAGACCCATTTATCGAGAGTAATAACGCTTCGCTCGTCACCTTAGAATTTTTCAAAAACCTGCGAAAATTGCTTAAACCTGATGGCATTTTGGTCGCCTCAACCACTTTACATGTAAGCCAAATCGGACTCAATCTCGCAGGCTTTGACGTGCAAGTCGCCAATGATGAAAACAGCGACATCAAAGGTGTCGTCGCCACACATTCTACGGCTTCAAAATCGTTACATGTAAAAGAGCCGTACCGCGATCCTTATGGTGTTTGGAGTGATAAAATGATAGAAAGCGAGCATCAAAAAATCTTTACATGTAAAGGCAGAAGTTAA
- a CDS encoding ECs_2282 family putative zinc-binding protein produces MNLEKYNRSIKLLCPTCGCSDFSYDEGVDETIQIITCASCKREFNKDKLIQENSENIHEHISETKEEIVNDLTNELQKSLEKAFSGNKNIRFK; encoded by the coding sequence ATGAATCTTGAAAAATATAATCGAAGTATAAAGTTGTTGTGTCCAACATGTGGTTGCTCTGATTTTTCGTATGATGAAGGAGTAGACGAAACTATTCAAATAATAACGTGTGCTTCATGTAAAAGAGAATTCAATAAAGACAAACTAATCCAAGAAAATAGTGAAAATATTCATGAGCATATTTCAGAGACGAAAGAAGAAATTGTGAACGATTTAACCAATGAACTGCAGAAGTCTTTAGAAAAGGCATTTTCTGGTAATAAAAATATTAGGTTTAAGTAA